Proteins co-encoded in one Candidatus Bathyarchaeia archaeon genomic window:
- a CDS encoding ABC transporter permease: MAQQKKRAGMLAAFAAILYYEFLWNIRKKKIIAIFIIIFAIATVELAFTPIADAVANPPQTLQANPTFAFDGIAALTGIFLFLVGVATTMNSISGEFESGTIVPLLTKPVSKTLVFAGKIVGAVVTLLAAYAFLVAYVTIGGTVIYGPQNNLNVIPLGILGLTIGSMVWALIALTLGTLSKNSVLAALGSFGFYIGLLIGGTLIAARLGASTILFYAPGMGATGTTGECAGVTRGEGQTFSTGTDALGSMLMQWVLNPGQVLNFCGFQFRASGAPTTTLLASDTFANVAFRDLWVSLVYIAALLLLSWFAFRRSQISES, from the coding sequence ATGGCACAGCAGAAGAAGAGAGCTGGGATGCTAGCTGCCTTCGCCGCGATTCTCTACTACGAGTTCCTCTGGAACATTCGAAAGAAAAAGATCATCGCGATATTCATCATCATATTCGCCATTGCAACCGTCGAGCTCGCATTCACTCCTATAGCCGACGCTGTTGCAAATCCGCCCCAAACGCTCCAGGCGAATCCAACGTTCGCCTTTGATGGTATCGCGGCTCTCACTGGAATCTTCCTCTTCCTGGTCGGTGTAGCCACGACGATGAACAGTATCTCAGGCGAGTTTGAGTCCGGAACAATAGTTCCACTGTTGACAAAACCTGTTTCGAAAACCCTTGTCTTCGCAGGAAAGATAGTCGGAGCAGTAGTGACGCTGCTCGCCGCCTACGCATTCCTCGTCGCATACGTAACAATCGGTGGCACTGTGATCTACGGCCCGCAAAACAATCTGAACGTGATTCCTCTCGGGATCTTAGGCTTAACCATAGGCAGTATGGTTTGGGCTTTGATAGCACTAACCCTGGGCACGCTCTCCAAGAACTCTGTCCTTGCAGCCTTAGGGTCCTTCGGCTTCTACATCGGACTACTCATAGGCGGAACGCTCATTGCGGCACGACTAGGAGCATCAACCATACTGTTCTACGCACCTGGCATGGGCGCAACTGGGACAACTGGCGAGTGTGCGGGCGTGACCCGTGGCGAGGGCCAAACGTTCAGCACCGGAACGGACGCGCTAGGCTCAATGCTAATGCAATGGGTTCTGAACCCGGGACAAGTGTTGAACTTCTGCGGCTTCCAATTCCGTGCATCAGGGGCCCCGACCACGACTCTGCTCGCATCAGACACCTTCGCAAATGTCGCATTCAGAGATCTCTGGGTCTCTCTCGTCTACATAGCAGCGCTCTTGCTTCTAAGCTGGTTCGCATTCCGCCGATCCCAGATCTCGGAATCGTAA
- a CDS encoding acyl-CoA dehydrogenase family protein produces the protein MTSTILPRSADYEVKLTPDHESLRNTIRDFAEKQIRPIASEIDRKNHIPRELLNQLAKLGLTAITYKEEYGGLGADLLSMVIALEELARVSAACSTVFVASHLVSEPLNEWGTEEQKKRYLVPMIAGEKIGAHAMTEPGAGSDVAGIKSTAKLHGTHWEISGRKTFITNGEIADLYLVFARTSPPPSRQERHKGLSAFLVERGTGGFEVASKIETIGLRGSQPSELVLDHVKVPKDNLLGKEGDGFYVGVRTYDRGRIDVAAQGVGICQAAYEAAVSYAQTRTSFEKPLVEFQQVQYKLAEMAMGLHTARLLTYWAASLKDQGKDFVKASSIAKVTSTEAAEKLSLLAMMIHGGYGVATEYPVERFLRDSQIIKTYEGTNDIQRLTIAKQLLRELKT, from the coding sequence TTGACAAGTACCATTCTTCCACGTTCAGCCGACTACGAGGTCAAGTTGACCCCGGACCATGAAAGCCTCCGGAATACCATCCGTGATTTTGCCGAGAAACAGATCCGGCCGATAGCTAGCGAGATTGATCGCAAGAACCACATTCCCCGTGAACTGCTCAACCAGCTTGCAAAGCTCGGCCTGACAGCGATCACCTACAAAGAAGAGTATGGTGGGCTGGGCGCCGACTTATTATCGATGGTTATCGCGCTCGAGGAATTGGCCCGCGTCTCAGCTGCCTGCTCGACAGTTTTTGTTGCTAGTCATCTTGTTTCTGAGCCGTTGAATGAATGGGGAACGGAGGAGCAGAAGAAACGCTACCTCGTCCCGATGATCGCAGGCGAGAAGATCGGGGCTCACGCCATGACCGAGCCGGGCGCAGGGTCAGATGTGGCGGGGATCAAGTCCACCGCGAAACTTCACGGGACACATTGGGAAATCTCTGGACGAAAGACCTTCATCACAAACGGCGAGATAGCGGACCTCTACCTTGTCTTCGCAAGAACGAGCCCGCCGCCTAGCAGACAAGAGAGACACAAGGGGCTCAGCGCATTTCTAGTCGAGAGAGGAACCGGGGGATTCGAGGTCGCAAGCAAGATCGAGACAATTGGACTGCGCGGCTCGCAACCATCCGAGCTCGTCCTTGACCATGTGAAAGTTCCCAAGGACAACTTGCTAGGAAAAGAGGGCGACGGTTTCTATGTTGGAGTGAGAACCTATGACCGCGGCAGGATCGACGTCGCCGCGCAAGGAGTTGGGATTTGTCAGGCAGCATATGAAGCGGCGGTAAGCTACGCGCAGACACGAACCAGCTTTGAAAAACCATTAGTGGAGTTCCAACAGGTTCAGTACAAGCTTGCCGAGATGGCCATGGGATTGCACACCGCGAGACTGTTGACATATTGGGCTGCGTCTCTCAAGGATCAGGGAAAAGACTTCGTGAAAGCATCGTCCATCGCGAAGGTCACCTCGACTGAGGCTGCAGAGAAACTGTCGTTGCTTGCGATGATGATACACGGCGGTTATGGTGTCGCGACGGAATATCCGGTGGAACGGTTTCTGCGGGACTCGCAGATCATCAAGACATACGAGGGCACTAACGATATTCAGAGACTGACAATCGCGAAGCAGTTATTGAGGGAACTGAAAACATAG
- a CDS encoding GNAT family N-acetyltransferase, with translation MQQSRPTGNIRAMVQADFDARLDQIMKLALLANPKASRDLYKQYILKIFKEFPNLAFVAVDDDKLVGFVMGSLQEEQGEIEDLAIIENHRRKGLGKKLVESVVSAMKSSGAKRALVWVTWRNTASIPFYYGIGFRFLHCERDKVTPGETADVIYLEKYM, from the coding sequence GTGCAGCAATCCAGGCCAACCGGCAATATCAGAGCCATGGTGCAAGCTGATTTCGATGCAAGGCTAGACCAGATCATGAAACTTGCACTGTTGGCAAATCCAAAAGCCAGTCGAGACTTATACAAGCAATACATCCTCAAAATATTCAAAGAATTTCCAAACCTAGCTTTCGTTGCAGTAGACGATGACAAGTTAGTTGGATTTGTCATGGGGAGTCTACAAGAAGAGCAGGGCGAGATAGAAGACCTTGCCATCATTGAAAATCATAGGCGAAAAGGCCTCGGGAAAAAGCTCGTGGAATCAGTTGTATCAGCTATGAAAAGTTCTGGTGCGAAGCGCGCACTTGTTTGGGTTACCTGGAGAAATACTGCGTCGATTCCATTCTACTACGGGATCGGATTTCGTTTTCTACATTGCGAACGAGATAAAGTGACGCCGGGGGAAACTGCAGACGTGATTTACTTAGAGAAGTATATGTAG
- a CDS encoding LLM class flavin-dependent oxidoreductase codes for MRFILSGLGNWYNGWSLTDQAVQLADKLGFWGAVIPDHYMWAEAYGQQQKDSTLESWIALTYLTAKTQNIKLGTLVTPIPFRPPGMLAKMVSTMDILSSGRAVLGVGAGWSQTEFEGYGTWDDSKTRVEKTKEGLELILQLWQKPQVNFKGKYYHAKGAILEPKPVQKPHPPLLFGGVGTQMLRLAGQYSDICHIPPWVHVPMEKARSIVKQEARRFHREDKVAIAAGSVANRDPKFDLKAVGHDVEKAAKDGALYYIAPLHRSGYLDNLKEFAKSIIPSYSGLD; via the coding sequence TTGAGGTTCATTCTCTCAGGTCTCGGAAACTGGTACAATGGCTGGAGCCTCACCGATCAAGCAGTTCAGCTTGCCGACAAGCTCGGGTTCTGGGGCGCGGTTATCCCGGACCACTACATGTGGGCTGAAGCCTACGGACAGCAACAGAAAGACTCGACCCTAGAAAGCTGGATCGCCCTCACCTACCTCACGGCCAAAACCCAGAACATCAAACTCGGAACGCTCGTCACCCCGATCCCGTTTCGTCCACCAGGAATGCTGGCCAAGATGGTGTCCACCATGGACATACTGTCGTCAGGACGAGCAGTCCTCGGCGTTGGCGCCGGATGGTCGCAGACGGAGTTCGAGGGATACGGCACATGGGACGATTCGAAAACTCGGGTCGAGAAGACAAAGGAAGGCTTAGAGCTGATCCTACAGCTCTGGCAGAAACCACAGGTCAACTTCAAGGGAAAATACTACCACGCAAAAGGAGCGATTCTAGAACCCAAACCAGTCCAGAAACCCCATCCACCACTACTATTCGGAGGCGTCGGGACACAAATGCTACGGCTCGCCGGCCAATACTCCGACATCTGTCACATCCCGCCCTGGGTCCATGTTCCTATGGAGAAGGCACGATCAATCGTCAAGCAGGAGGCGCGAAGGTTCCATCGAGAGGACAAGGTGGCTATTGCGGCGGGGTCCGTTGCTAATCGAGACCCGAAGTTCGACCTGAAAGCAGTCGGGCATGATGTGGAAAAGGCCGCGAAAGACGGAGCCCTATACTACATTGCACCCCTCCACCGCAGCGGGTATCTTGACAACCTCAAAGAATTCGCAAAAAGCATCATACCCTCGTACTCAGGCCTAGACTAG
- a CDS encoding MASE3 domain-containing protein, with the protein MPRTNRNIREPNSIGQVGQTQGTIPPRWRPSLIVAVPLPVVIASVVVFDIILPPTAQFSKGLAFEPPFLYAVLSTVFLAITSFMVGYVSFKSYMQNGWTFLVLMGSGALAWGSASLLSGWLSNLPSGPNAAITISNTGALVASIFHTASATWSKGPSLKKDPRVRRSVLFLAYGGVLAFTTIFAVVALEGMTPLFFVPGVGQTPLRMAVLISAIALFAASSTLFTRRYFLSGSKSSTLYWYFLALGLTGVGLAAVFFGRAPGDPISWTGRIAMFLGGTYFLKAVHTAFNGIGAR; encoded by the coding sequence TTGCCAAGAACAAACAGAAACATTCGTGAACCTAACTCAATCGGGCAAGTCGGACAGACCCAGGGAACAATTCCGCCCCGGTGGAGACCGAGCCTAATCGTTGCGGTTCCACTCCCCGTTGTAATAGCCTCGGTAGTTGTCTTCGACATCATCCTGCCGCCCACGGCACAGTTTAGCAAAGGATTGGCGTTTGAGCCTCCGTTTCTATACGCGGTGCTGTCCACTGTCTTTCTTGCCATCACGTCTTTCATGGTAGGCTATGTTTCCTTCAAGAGTTACATGCAGAACGGCTGGACGTTTCTCGTCCTCATGGGCAGCGGAGCATTAGCGTGGGGTTCAGCCTCTCTCCTCTCAGGTTGGCTATCGAATCTTCCAAGCGGACCCAATGCAGCGATAACAATCTCGAACACTGGAGCACTAGTTGCATCAATATTCCACACGGCTAGTGCGACCTGGTCCAAAGGCCCATCGTTGAAGAAGGATCCTCGAGTTCGAAGGTCAGTATTGTTCCTCGCCTATGGGGGTGTTCTCGCATTCACTACTATATTCGCTGTGGTCGCACTCGAAGGTATGACTCCACTCTTCTTCGTTCCGGGAGTTGGCCAGACGCCCTTACGCATGGCCGTTCTCATAAGCGCAATCGCTCTTTTCGCGGCATCATCGACCCTCTTTACCAGACGATATTTCCTTTCAGGGTCGAAGTCAAGCACTCTCTACTGGTATTTTCTTGCCCTCGGACTGACAGGAGTGGGACTAGCTGCGGTCTTCTTCGGCAGAGCTCCTGGCGATCCTATTTCGTGGACCGGGAGAATTGCAATGTTCCTCGGGGGGACGTATTTTCTGAAAGCTGTTCATACGGCTTTCAATGGAATAGGCGCCCGTTAG
- a CDS encoding metallophosphoesterase family protein codes for MKICVISDTHTDSIDNLPQQVLDELSGADMIIHAGDFTGRSLVDALRKMRPFRGVYGNIDGPDVRRELPAVALVEVEGLKIGVNHPAEGGSPLTLEQRLRPKFTGVQAIIHGHSHRTKNDYRDGILWFNPGSATGRLPATKKTYGILTINKEIRGEIITI; via the coding sequence ATGAAGATATGCGTCATATCTGATACTCACACGGACTCCATTGACAATCTGCCACAGCAGGTTCTTGACGAACTGTCGGGCGCTGATATGATAATTCACGCCGGGGACTTCACCGGGAGGAGTCTAGTGGACGCGTTGCGCAAGATGCGCCCGTTCAGAGGAGTATATGGAAACATTGACGGGCCCGATGTCAGGAGGGAATTGCCGGCGGTCGCTCTCGTAGAGGTAGAAGGTTTGAAGATTGGTGTGAACCATCCTGCGGAGGGAGGCTCTCCGCTTACCCTTGAGCAAAGGTTGAGGCCCAAATTTACCGGGGTCCAGGCGATTATTCACGGTCACAGTCATCGGACGAAGAACGATTACCGTGACGGCATTCTTTGGTTCAACCCAGGCAGCGCGACAGGAAGGCTTCCCGCCACAAAGAAAACCTACGGTATTCTGACAATCAACAAAGAGATTCGTGGAGAGATCATCACCATCTAA
- a CDS encoding class I SAM-dependent methyltransferase — protein MRPKEAHPWELAWREERWAETSPPLLLVADFAEDLKRDGARRVLDLGCGAGRHSILLAKAGFQVVALDISETALKTVEDRLRTASIDNVTLVEHEMWELPFTEDYFDGIVCTNVLHHGKLAQIKQATKEIHRVMKKGASAFVIALSTADFRKGNGRKLESNTYVFTEGEERGIIHHFFPRKELESCFRKFETVSFEERLIPIEAGGNRAHFLVKLRKS, from the coding sequence ATGCGTCCGAAAGAGGCTCATCCATGGGAGCTTGCCTGGCGGGAAGAGAGATGGGCGGAGACTTCCCCACCATTACTTCTTGTTGCTGATTTCGCAGAGGATCTGAAACGAGATGGCGCAAGGAGAGTTCTTGACCTGGGCTGTGGCGCGGGTCGCCATTCCATACTTCTCGCAAAGGCGGGTTTTCAGGTCGTAGCTCTTGACATTTCGGAAACTGCGCTTAAGACCGTCGAGGATCGTTTGAGGACTGCTTCCATCGACAATGTAACTCTTGTCGAGCATGAGATGTGGGAGCTTCCGTTCACAGAGGATTACTTTGACGGCATTGTCTGCACAAACGTTCTCCACCACGGGAAACTCGCGCAAATCAAGCAGGCGACCAAGGAAATTCATCGGGTCATGAAAAAAGGAGCCTCAGCTTTCGTTATCGCCTTATCTACGGCAGACTTCAGAAAAGGTAACGGTAGAAAACTGGAATCAAATACCTACGTTTTCACAGAGGGGGAGGAGCGAGGAATAATCCATCACTTCTTCCCGCGAAAGGAACTAGAATCCTGTTTCAGAAAATTCGAGACCGTATCCTTCGAAGAGAGGTTAATCCCTATTGAAGCCGGAGGAAACCGTGCCCACTTTCTGGTGAAACTAAGAAAGTCCTAG
- a CDS encoding luciferase family protein encodes MTESLQNWTLQLPNVTKGLHRLGGIEFQVHGLEFMHTHGTLQLDIRLSKQDQERMLKEGKAEPHRFVHHEAGWVTFRIRSEEDSEKAKELIRLAYDNADKLMTAHTLKRVQGTNRAP; translated from the coding sequence TTGACTGAGTCTCTTCAAAATTGGACTCTGCAGCTCCCGAATGTCACAAAGGGTTTGCACAGACTCGGCGGGATAGAATTTCAGGTCCACGGTCTTGAATTCATGCATACTCATGGGACTTTGCAGCTTGACATCAGGCTCTCCAAACAAGACCAAGAGCGAATGTTGAAGGAGGGTAAGGCTGAACCGCATCGCTTCGTGCATCATGAAGCCGGTTGGGTCACGTTCAGAATCCGTTCAGAAGAGGATTCTGAGAAGGCGAAAGAACTGATTCGCCTAGCGTATGATAATGCAGACAAGCTGATGACGGCTCACACGTTGAAGCGGGTCCAAGGTACTAACCGAGCACCCTAG
- a CDS encoding GNAT family N-acetyltransferase codes for MQISEFKADDYGKLARVFGSIFPDYDRTPEEWRFEDESLDKSKFHFKRYSCFGPEVQDLVGFAQCQHIPWMYHPKKLWFDIWVDPQHQGKGIGSALYDRLNQDFKELRTVTSWTGVKEDMPYPIKFALNRGFHEKMRAWESRLNPSTVNPVLFKKYVDKASQHGISIVTFADEMKTDPECHRKLHALVQAISEDIPRPEQFTPVSFEQWSAFEMKNPNLVPQGYMIAKDGDKYVGMSTVWKDQKHPKWLYQGLTGVVREYRGRGIAIALKLKVIEFSKNNKYEKLKTWNDSTNAPMLGINVKLGFKREVGWITLEKNLA; via the coding sequence TTGCAAATCAGCGAATTCAAGGCTGATGATTACGGGAAGTTGGCCCGCGTCTTCGGCTCTATCTTTCCTGATTATGACCGGACACCCGAAGAGTGGCGGTTTGAAGATGAGAGTCTCGACAAGTCGAAGTTCCATTTCAAACGTTACTCCTGTTTTGGCCCGGAGGTTCAGGACCTCGTTGGGTTTGCTCAGTGTCAACACATTCCCTGGATGTATCATCCGAAGAAACTCTGGTTCGATATCTGGGTCGATCCGCAGCATCAGGGAAAAGGCATTGGTAGCGCACTCTACGACCGGCTGAATCAGGACTTCAAGGAACTTAGAACTGTCACATCTTGGACCGGCGTAAAGGAGGACATGCCCTACCCGATCAAGTTCGCATTGAATCGAGGGTTTCACGAGAAGATGCGAGCCTGGGAATCACGACTGAATCCATCAACGGTCAATCCAGTTCTCTTCAAAAAATACGTGGACAAGGCATCCCAGCACGGCATCAGTATAGTCACCTTTGCAGACGAGATGAAGACTGATCCCGAGTGTCATAGGAAACTCCATGCGCTTGTACAAGCGATTTCTGAGGATATTCCGCGACCAGAACAGTTTACACCCGTCTCTTTTGAGCAGTGGTCTGCCTTCGAAATGAAGAATCCTAACCTGGTCCCTCAGGGATACATGATAGCCAAAGACGGCGACAAGTATGTGGGAATGAGTACCGTATGGAAGGATCAGAAACATCCCAAATGGCTCTACCAGGGTTTGACAGGGGTTGTCCGAGAATATCGAGGGCGTGGAATAGCCATCGCGTTGAAACTCAAGGTCATCGAGTTTTCAAAGAATAACAAGTATGAGAAGCTCAAGACATGGAACGACTCTACCAACGCACCCATGCTCGGGATCAACGTGAAGCTCGGCTTCAAACGAGAAGTAGGCTGGATAACTCTCGAGAAGAACCTGGCATAG
- a CDS encoding C45 family peptidase — protein sequence MNTPLPTLTLKGSPYQIGYKHGKKARPEIEHNLGVYFRRFKSETELSHEVAISRAAKLLDVINKVSPEYATTMKGVAAGSGQEILDITALNVRYELMYSQFSKIGLKLIPKTFGCTAFATLPTAVDNGHLIMAQNWDWIPEVDGLFLKVRNENGPDVLSFTEAGVVGGKIGLNSEGVGLLINGIVSSKDDWARLKKPFHVRCWEILKSKTLGRAVKAVAEGQRNCSANFILGQQRKLGSGKVVDIESAPDAVCELEPDRGAVAHTNHFSNPKILGVKQVDDEERLSTRQRYRRIQKLLDGTVRSGEKLDLSMAQSMLRDHYGKPESVCRHANLKLPEYERYETVVSVVMDLYSRKLWATTGTPCSAEYQFAKL from the coding sequence ATGAACACGCCCCTTCCCACCCTGACCCTCAAGGGCTCACCGTACCAGATAGGATACAAGCATGGGAAGAAGGCTCGACCAGAAATCGAGCACAACCTGGGAGTCTATTTTCGACGCTTCAAAAGCGAAACTGAACTTTCGCACGAAGTAGCTATCAGTCGGGCTGCAAAACTTCTAGACGTCATCAACAAAGTCAGCCCCGAATATGCTACAACGATGAAGGGCGTTGCCGCTGGCTCGGGCCAGGAAATACTTGACATCACAGCATTGAACGTTCGGTACGAATTGATGTACAGTCAGTTCTCGAAGATTGGATTAAAGCTGATTCCCAAGACTTTCGGTTGCACAGCCTTCGCCACGCTTCCGACGGCAGTTGACAATGGACATTTGATAATGGCCCAGAACTGGGACTGGATACCCGAAGTCGACGGGCTCTTTCTAAAAGTCAGAAACGAGAACGGACCGGATGTCTTGTCGTTTACTGAAGCGGGAGTTGTCGGAGGCAAGATCGGTTTGAACTCTGAGGGGGTCGGTCTGCTCATTAATGGAATCGTATCCAGTAAGGATGACTGGGCACGGCTCAAGAAACCCTTCCACGTCCGGTGCTGGGAAATACTGAAGTCGAAAACTCTGGGACGCGCAGTTAAGGCAGTCGCTGAGGGTCAGAGGAATTGTTCAGCCAACTTCATCCTAGGTCAACAAAGAAAGCTCGGGTCGGGAAAAGTTGTCGACATTGAATCTGCGCCAGATGCAGTTTGCGAGCTTGAACCAGATCGAGGGGCAGTTGCTCACACGAACCATTTCTCGAATCCAAAAATTCTCGGCGTCAAACAGGTCGACGACGAGGAGCGACTGTCAACTCGTCAGCGATATCGGCGAATCCAGAAGCTCCTAGACGGAACAGTCCGGTCCGGAGAAAAGCTGGACCTCAGCATGGCTCAAAGTATGTTGAGGGATCACTATGGGAAACCCGAGTCCGTGTGTCGACATGCGAATTTGAAACTGCCCGAGTACGAAAGATACGAGACAGTGGTCTCGGTGGTCATGGACCTGTACTCGAGAAAACTATGGGCGACAACCGGAACACCTTGCTCTGCAGAGTACCAATTTGCCAAACTGTGA
- a CDS encoding peptidylprolyl isomerase gives MPSPQKRRIIEKTRRREKRGRVFLVALVLIIIAVGIGWYVYSVVTAPVPDFTVAAPVGVTIVAGSPTISTITVTAVNQFSGTVLLTVSGSTGLNATINPASITGGSGTAKLTTTAANNGSYTVTVTAKSGGLTHSVTPRVATPMFATLSTTNGTIMVELYPASAPKTVANFVSLAQRGFYQNLVWHRIVKGFVIQTGDPTSKNAGGNNNTWGQGGSQQTVPLEIDSSLQNLSGYLGMARSSDPNSGSSQFYINLADNHSLDGNYTVFGKVITGMNVALTIGNVAVYPRSNQPINPVFLTDVTIR, from the coding sequence GTGCCCTCCCCACAAAAGCGTCGAATCATAGAAAAGACGCGCAGACGAGAAAAACGGGGCAGAGTATTCCTCGTAGCACTAGTTCTGATCATCATCGCTGTCGGGATTGGCTGGTACGTTTACTCTGTGGTAACTGCCCCTGTACCGGACTTTACTGTCGCCGCTCCGGTGGGCGTAACAATTGTTGCGGGTAGTCCAACCATTTCAACAATCACGGTGACCGCTGTAAACCAGTTTAGTGGAACAGTTCTTCTGACTGTGAGTGGCTCGACTGGTTTGAACGCAACAATCAATCCGGCATCAATTACGGGCGGCTCTGGCACAGCTAAGCTAACGACAACCGCGGCGAACAATGGTAGTTATACCGTAACGGTAACTGCGAAGAGTGGAGGTCTGACGCACTCCGTGACGCCTAGGGTGGCCACTCCAATGTTCGCAACACTATCTACAACCAACGGAACCATAATGGTCGAGCTTTACCCTGCTTCAGCCCCCAAGACAGTGGCAAACTTCGTCAGCCTTGCCCAACGGGGATTCTACCAGAACCTCGTCTGGCACAGAATTGTCAAGGGCTTCGTAATCCAGACAGGAGATCCAACCTCAAAGAACGCTGGAGGCAATAACAATACTTGGGGACAAGGCGGATCCCAACAGACAGTCCCGTTGGAGATCGATAGTTCTCTTCAGAACCTGAGCGGTTATCTTGGAATGGCCCGTTCTTCAGATCCGAATAGCGGGAGTTCCCAGTTTTACATCAACCTGGCCGACAATCATTCTCTTGACGGTAATTACACGGTGTTCGGAAAAGTAATCACTGGTATGAACGTCGCTCTGACTATTGGAAATGTCGCCGTGTATCCTCGGAGCAATCAACCGATTAACCCCGTGTTCCTTACGGATGTCACAATCCGATAA
- a CDS encoding DNA-3-methyladenine glycosylase 2 family protein, translated as MREDQTVSELSMTKAVRVGGRAIVFQLRPTGTIKMPGLKYALFADHPLSRGLTEVVTDRISFFLSLSDDLEQFYRTAINDSNFAPVLQKLYGLHQVKFLTPFECACWAVLSQRNQLSAARKAKQALLERFGTSLEVNGHVYRAFPEPGQLQDASTAEVKALIKHERREEYLAEVIKAFNEVDERFLRTAEYDKVEDWLKNVRGIGEWSARLILLRGLGRMEKLAVEKHLISATARVYGKPMTTQRLHVIAEKYGRWKGYWAYYLRTAAGP; from the coding sequence ATGCGGGAAGATCAGACTGTGAGCGAGCTTTCGATGACAAAAGCGGTCAGGGTCGGGGGCCGAGCTATCGTGTTCCAGCTAAGACCGACCGGGACAATAAAGATGCCAGGGCTAAAGTATGCTCTCTTCGCCGACCACCCGCTCTCTCGAGGTCTGACTGAGGTCGTAACCGATCGGATCTCGTTCTTCCTAAGCCTATCTGACGATCTAGAACAGTTCTACCGAACAGCAATCAATGACTCCAACTTTGCACCTGTACTGCAGAAGCTCTATGGGCTTCACCAGGTCAAGTTCCTGACTCCGTTCGAATGTGCCTGCTGGGCTGTGCTTTCACAACGGAATCAGTTGAGCGCCGCGCGGAAAGCTAAGCAGGCGTTGCTCGAGCGTTTCGGCACGAGCCTTGAGGTAAATGGTCACGTGTACCGAGCCTTTCCAGAGCCTGGCCAGCTCCAAGACGCTTCCACAGCAGAGGTGAAGGCTCTGATTAAGCATGAGCGTCGAGAAGAGTATCTAGCTGAGGTAATCAAGGCGTTCAATGAGGTAGATGAGAGATTCTTGAGAACTGCCGAGTATGACAAGGTCGAGGATTGGCTGAAGAACGTCAGAGGAATAGGAGAATGGTCTGCAAGACTCATTCTTCTCAGAGGTCTTGGTCGGATGGAGAAACTAGCTGTCGAGAAGCATCTGATCTCGGCAACAGCGAGGGTCTATGGAAAACCTATGACGACTCAGAGACTTCACGTTATCGCAGAGAAATATGGACGATGGAAGGGCTACTGGGCATACTATCTAAGAACCGCGGCGGGACCCTGA